One genomic segment of Dromaius novaehollandiae isolate bDroNov1 chromosome 12, bDroNov1.hap1, whole genome shotgun sequence includes these proteins:
- the LOC112988914 gene encoding 2-epi-5-epi-valiolone synthase-like → MPVSEEVFATAAPAALPERPRQTDFQLVRVKSTWCRIKKGEALSDCEDKITLSEARIGECVSEGGISWTIEAPIYFCYKVVETYNILDPSNTTLLWGHITDPQQLELATSSKRKLRRFIVMDEVVDELYGSKVRRYFEENNVQYKILALPTTEETKSMDLVLNILQEVQAFSIDRRTEPIIAIGGGVCLDIVGLAASLYRRRTPYIRVPTTLLSYVDASVGAKTGVNFLQCKNKLGGYTPPVASFLDRSFIQSIPRRHISNGLGEILKMALMKHKGLFDLLKSHGKYLLDTKFQSYSDSAGRGDAALQTTRIAIETMLEELAPNLWEDDLDRLVDFGHLISPELEMRVLPSLMHGEAVNIDMAFMTYVAHARGLITPEEKEQIIRCMRGLELPVWHGGCSWRLIQKALLERLKHSGGQPRMPLPTGLGVAEIFNDTSEETLKEAYKLWVSDCKTALEEEPAVH, encoded by the exons ATGCCAGTGTCTGAAGAGGTCTTCGCAACAGCTGCCCCGGCAGCCCTGCCGGAGAGGCCCCGGCAGACGGACTTCCAGCTGGTGCGAGTCAAGAGCACGTGGTGCCGAATCAAGAAGGGAGAAGCCCTATCTGACTGCGAGGACAAGATAACTCTCTCTGAAGCTAGGAT AGGCGAATGTGTTTCCGAAGGTGGGATTTCCTGGACAATTGAAGCTCCCATCTATTTTTGCTACAAAGTGGTAGAAACATACAACATCCTGGATCCCTCTAACACCACTCTCCTCTGGGGTCACATTACTGACCCCCAGCAACTAGAGCTGGCCACTAGCAGCAAAAGGAAGCTGAGGCGTTTTATTGTCATGGATGAAGTAGTCGACGAACTTTATGGCTCCAAAGTGAGACGGTACTTCGAAGAGAATAACGTTCAATACAAAATCCTCGCCCTTCCTACCACCGAAGAAACAAAATCCATGGATCTGGTCTTGAACATCTTGCAAGAAGTTCAGGCCTTCAGCATCGACAGGCGAACAGAGCCCATCATCGCCATCGGAGGAGGGGTTTGCCTGGATATCGTAGGACTAGCAGCGTCACTCTACAGAAGACGTACCCCCTACATTCGTGTCCCAACCACCCTCCTGTCCTACGTCGACGCCAGCGTGGGAGCAAAAACAGGGGTGAATTTCCTCCAGTGCAAGAACAAGCTTGGAGGCTACACTCCCCCAGTAGCTAGTTTTCTGGATAGATCCTTCATTCAAAGTATTCCTCGGCGACACATCTCCAACGGCCTTGGTGAAATTTTAAAG ATGGCTCTCATGAAACACAAAGGGTTGTTTGACTTGCTGAAGAGCCACGGAAAGTACTTGCTGGACACCAAGTTTCAGTCTTACAGCGACTCTGCCGGCCGTGGGGATGCTGCACTCCAGACTACCAGAATCGCCATCGAGACCATGTTGGAAGAGCTGGCTCCCAATCTCTGGGAGGATGACCTGGACAGACTGGTTGATTTTGGTCACCTTATAAGCCCAGAACTGGAAATG CGGGTTTTGCCGTCGCTGATGCACGGGGAGGCCGTGAACATCGACATGGCCTTCATGACCTACGTGGCCCATGCCAGGGGGCTCATCACCCCCGAGGAGAAGGAGCAGATCATCCGGTGCATGCGGGGCCTGGAGCTGCCGGTGTGGCACGGCGGCTGCAGCTGGCGCCTCATCCAGAAGGCGCTGCTGGAGCGGCTGAAGCACAGCGGCGGGCAGCCCCGCATGCCTCTCCCCACCGGCCTCGGGGTGGCAG AGATATTCAATGACACCAGCGAAGAGACCCTGAAGGAAGCCTATAAGCTGTGGGTCAGCGACTGCAAGACGGCGCTGGAAGAAGAGCCGGCCGTTCACTGA